One Mesorhizobium sp. J428 DNA segment encodes these proteins:
- the choV gene encoding choline ABC transporter ATP-binding protein — protein MSVAVDFRNVDIVFGENQKAALAMLDAGADRADILEKTGQVLGAAGANLTVEEGEISVLMGLSGSGKSTLLRAVNRLNVVTRGQVLVKDGERMVDIVSCDEATLRHMRQKNVAMVFQQFALLPWRTVAENVGFGLELAGVPEAERKERVARQLKLVNLDQWANKYAHELSGGMQQRVGLARAFATEAPILLMDEPFSALDPLIRTKLQDELLQLQKTLKKTIVFVSHDLEEALKIGNRITIMEGGRIVQSGPPEDIVLKPANAYVRDFIANVNPLSVLTAWNVMRDRRDLESAGEGWLWLDRRRTTRFKIDADGLVAAAERDGKPAVWVSCDDVETLPDDAPHVFWARPGTSLKTVMLAMHRSQTSPVALFDDQSRFVGAIGIRDVLSAVLRR, from the coding sequence ATGAGCGTCGCCGTCGATTTCCGCAACGTCGACATCGTCTTCGGCGAGAACCAGAAGGCCGCGCTCGCCATGCTCGACGCCGGCGCGGATCGCGCCGACATCCTGGAGAAGACCGGCCAGGTGCTGGGGGCCGCGGGCGCCAACCTCACCGTCGAGGAGGGCGAGATCTCCGTCCTGATGGGCCTGTCGGGATCGGGCAAGTCGACGCTCCTGCGCGCCGTCAACCGGCTCAATGTCGTCACGCGCGGCCAGGTTCTGGTCAAGGACGGCGAGCGCATGGTCGACATCGTCTCCTGCGACGAGGCGACGCTGCGCCACATGCGGCAGAAGAACGTGGCGATGGTGTTCCAGCAGTTCGCGCTCTTGCCCTGGCGCACCGTGGCGGAGAATGTCGGCTTCGGGCTGGAGCTCGCAGGCGTGCCGGAGGCCGAGCGCAAGGAGCGCGTCGCGCGCCAGCTCAAGCTCGTCAATCTCGACCAGTGGGCCAACAAATACGCCCATGAGCTGTCCGGCGGCATGCAGCAGCGCGTCGGCCTTGCGCGGGCCTTCGCCACCGAGGCGCCGATCCTGCTGATGGACGAGCCGTTCTCCGCGCTCGACCCGCTGATCAGGACCAAGCTTCAGGACGAGCTGCTGCAGCTGCAGAAGACCTTGAAGAAGACGATCGTCTTCGTCTCGCACGACCTGGAAGAGGCGCTGAAGATCGGCAACCGGATCACGATCATGGAGGGCGGCCGAATCGTCCAGTCCGGCCCGCCGGAAGACATCGTGCTCAAGCCCGCCAACGCCTATGTGCGCGACTTCATCGCCAATGTGAATCCGCTCTCGGTGCTGACCGCCTGGAACGTGATGCGCGACCGGCGCGACCTGGAGAGCGCGGGCGAGGGCTGGCTGTGGCTCGACCGCCGCCGCACGACGCGCTTCAAGATCGATGCCGACGGGCTGGTGGCGGCGGCCGAGCGCGACGGCAAGCCGGCGGTCTGGGTCTCCTGCGACGACGTCGAAACCTTACCCGATGACGCCCCGCACGTCTTCTGGGCGCGGCCGGGCACGAGCCTGAAGACGGTGATGCTGGCCATGCACCGCAGCCAGACCTCGCCGGTGGCGCTGTTTGATGATCAGAGCCGGTTTGTCGGAGCGATCGGGATCAGGGACGTGTTGAGCGCGGTGTTGAGGAGGTAG
- a CDS encoding thymidine kinase, with translation MAKLYFHYATMNAGKSTMLLQASHNYRESGMHTLLLVAGHYRKQDQGYISSRIGLESDADVFRDGDDLFELIAEHHRHRPIHCVFVDEAQFLEDAQVWQLARIVDRLDIPVMCYGLRTDFQGKLFSGSEALLAIADELREVRTICPCGRKATMVVRLGPDGKVAKQGDQVAIGKDVYRSLCRRHWEEEMGRVDPEDFIGFTGG, from the coding sequence ATGGCCAAGCTCTACTTCCATTATGCAACGATGAACGCGGGCAAGTCGACGATGCTGCTGCAGGCGTCGCACAACTACCGCGAGAGCGGCATGCACACGCTTCTGCTGGTCGCCGGCCACTACCGCAAGCAGGACCAGGGCTACATCTCCTCGCGCATCGGGCTCGAATCCGACGCGGACGTGTTCCGCGACGGCGACGACCTGTTCGAGCTGATCGCCGAGCATCACCGCCACCGGCCGATCCACTGCGTCTTCGTCGACGAGGCGCAGTTCCTGGAGGACGCGCAGGTCTGGCAACTCGCCCGCATCGTCGACCGGCTGGACATCCCGGTGATGTGCTACGGGCTGAGGACCGACTTCCAGGGCAAGCTGTTCTCCGGCTCGGAAGCGCTGCTGGCCATCGCCGACGAGCTGCGCGAAGTGCGCACGATCTGTCCCTGCGGGCGCAAGGCGACGATGGTGGTGCGCCTCGGCCCCGACGGCAAGGTGGCCAAGCAGGGCGACCAGGTGGCGATCGGCAAGGACGTCTACCGCTCGCTCTGCCGCCGCCATTGGGAGGAGGAGATGGGCCGCGTCGACCCGGAGGACTTTATCGGCTTTACCGGCGGGTGA
- a CDS encoding choline ABC transporter substrate-binding protein, with protein sequence MLKSKSVLLALGAGLVAGQALAADPESCKAVRFADVGWTDITATTATASVVLTALGYEPSTQLLSVPVTYTSLANKDIDVFLGNWMPTMEADIKPYLEAKTVETLVTNLEGAKYTLAVPKYTFDAGLKSFEDIAKFKDKLDGKIYGIEAGNDGNRLILDMISADKFGLKDFELVESSEAGMLSAVQKAASSKQDVVFLGWEPHPMNANIEMAYLSGGDDVFGPNYGGAIVATNVRAGYATECPNVGTLLKNMIFSLKMENEIMGAILNDGKDATVAATEWLKANPDTITPWLAGVTTLDGKDGLEAVKGAL encoded by the coding sequence ATGCTGAAGTCCAAATCAGTGCTTCTGGCGCTGGGCGCTGGCCTCGTCGCCGGCCAGGCGCTCGCCGCCGACCCCGAAAGCTGCAAGGCGGTGCGCTTCGCCGATGTCGGCTGGACCGACATCACCGCCACGACCGCTACCGCCTCCGTCGTGCTCACCGCGCTCGGCTACGAGCCTTCGACGCAGCTGCTCTCGGTGCCGGTCACCTACACCTCGCTCGCCAACAAGGACATCGACGTCTTCCTCGGCAACTGGATGCCGACCATGGAAGCCGACATCAAGCCTTATCTGGAGGCAAAGACCGTCGAGACGCTGGTGACGAACCTCGAAGGCGCGAAATACACGCTCGCCGTGCCGAAATACACGTTCGACGCCGGCCTGAAGTCGTTCGAAGACATCGCCAAGTTCAAGGACAAGCTGGACGGCAAGATCTACGGCATCGAGGCCGGCAATGACGGCAACCGGCTGATCCTCGACATGATCTCGGCCGACAAGTTCGGCCTGAAGGATTTCGAGCTGGTCGAGAGCTCCGAAGCCGGCATGCTGTCGGCGGTGCAGAAGGCCGCCTCCTCCAAGCAGGACGTCGTCTTCCTGGGCTGGGAGCCGCATCCGATGAACGCTAATATCGAGATGGCCTACCTCTCGGGCGGTGACGACGTGTTCGGCCCGAACTACGGCGGCGCCATCGTCGCCACCAATGTGCGGGCCGGCTACGCCACCGAATGTCCGAACGTCGGCACGCTGCTCAAGAACATGATCTTCTCGCTGAAGATGGAGAACGAGATCATGGGCGCGATCCTCAACGACGGCAAGGACGCCACCGTCGCCGCGACGGAATGGCTGAAGGCCAACCCCGACACGATCACCCCCTGGCTCGCGGGCGTAACCACGCTCGACGGCAAGGATGGGCTGGAAGCGGTCAAGGGCGCGCTGTAA
- the choW gene encoding choline ABC transporter permease subunit, producing MDPLSELIRSMKIPVGRWGKQFFDFLTQNFEWFFSSIANVATWVLDGLIDIVLWFPPILVVAAIVALAWYLQRSWKIALFVALGLLFIVNQGLWKETVETIVLVVGAAAASMAIGVPVGIWAAHNPRAWAWLNPILDLMQTMPTFVYLIPVLILFGLGVAPGLIVTVIFAAPAPIRLTYLGITSVPKPMLEAGQAFGATKRQLLYKVELPAALPTIMAGLTQCIMLCLSMVVIAALIGANGLGKPVVRALNSVNIPLGLEAGLAIVVLAIILDRISRVKMGGVK from the coding sequence ATGGATCCGCTCAGCGAACTCATCCGCAGTATGAAGATCCCCGTGGGGCGCTGGGGCAAGCAGTTCTTCGACTTCCTGACGCAGAACTTCGAGTGGTTCTTCTCCTCGATCGCCAATGTCGCCACCTGGGTGCTCGACGGGCTGATCGACATCGTCCTGTGGTTCCCGCCGATCCTCGTCGTCGCCGCGATCGTGGCGCTTGCCTGGTATCTGCAGCGGTCGTGGAAGATCGCGCTGTTCGTGGCGCTCGGGCTCTTGTTCATCGTCAACCAGGGGCTCTGGAAGGAGACGGTCGAGACCATCGTGCTGGTGGTCGGCGCCGCGGCCGCCTCGATGGCGATCGGCGTGCCGGTCGGCATCTGGGCCGCGCACAATCCGCGCGCCTGGGCGTGGCTGAACCCGATCCTCGACCTGATGCAGACGATGCCGACCTTCGTCTATCTGATCCCGGTGCTGATCCTGTTCGGCCTCGGCGTGGCGCCCGGCCTGATCGTCACCGTCATCTTCGCCGCGCCCGCGCCGATCCGGCTCACCTATCTCGGCATCACCTCGGTGCCGAAGCCGATGCTGGAGGCGGGGCAGGCCTTCGGCGCGACCAAGCGCCAGCTGCTCTACAAGGTCGAGCTGCCGGCGGCGCTGCCCACCATCATGGCGGGGCTGACCCAATGCATCATGCTGTGCCTGTCGATGGTGGTCATCGCGGCGCTGATCGGCGCCAACGGTCTCGGCAAGCCGGTGGTCCGGGCGCTCAACTCGGTCAACATCCCGCTCGGACTTGAAGCGGGGCTCGCCATCGTCGTGCTCGCCATCATCCTCGACCGCATCTCCCGCGTGAAGATGGGAGGCGTCAAATGA
- a CDS encoding right-handed parallel beta-helix repeat-containing protein, with the protein MRRLVPLAGAAISLLLAASSASAEVVDCTPIETVPVVITAQGIYCLKHDLATSMTSGTAILVNTNNVTIEMNGFKLGGLGGGTNTTAYGIASYSRQNVTVRNGTVRGFYNNVYMSGGLGQIVEDLRLDGARGNGLFLAGSNLIARNNFITNTGEGAGSSASGIYVDTGYQVSITGNIIGSVSETSTSNGIRVEFAEQSVIDSNEIHGVIGGGTRNGIYIGSGDRNVLRNNIVTTSSGSTGIGAYSSSDACVRNAVTTTFVTPYTGCETSRENDSY; encoded by the coding sequence ATGAGACGTCTGGTTCCCTTGGCCGGTGCCGCGATTTCGCTGTTGCTGGCCGCGTCATCAGCATCCGCGGAAGTGGTCGATTGCACGCCGATCGAGACGGTGCCCGTCGTCATCACGGCGCAAGGCATCTATTGCCTCAAACACGATCTCGCCACGTCGATGACGAGCGGCACCGCGATACTCGTCAACACGAACAACGTCACGATAGAGATGAACGGCTTCAAGCTCGGCGGCCTTGGCGGTGGAACGAACACCACGGCTTATGGAATCGCCAGCTACAGCCGGCAGAACGTCACCGTGCGCAACGGCACCGTCCGCGGGTTCTACAACAACGTCTACATGTCGGGGGGGCTCGGACAGATCGTCGAGGATCTCCGGCTCGACGGCGCCAGAGGCAACGGCCTCTTTCTCGCCGGGTCCAACCTCATCGCCCGCAACAACTTCATCACCAATACCGGAGAGGGCGCAGGCTCAAGCGCGTCCGGTATCTATGTCGACACCGGATACCAAGTTTCGATTACCGGCAACATCATCGGCAGTGTTTCGGAAACGTCGACCTCCAACGGCATTCGTGTCGAATTTGCCGAGCAGTCGGTCATCGACAGCAACGAGATCCATGGCGTTATCGGCGGAGGCACCAGAAACGGCATCTACATAGGAAGCGGTGACCGCAACGTTCTCAGAAACAACATCGTGACCACTTCGTCCGGAAGCACTGGCATTGGCGCATATAGTTCAAGCGACGCCTGCGTCAGGAATGCCGTAACAACAACCTTCGTAACGCCGTATACCGGGTGCGAGACAAGTAGAGAGAACGATTCCTATTAG